Proteins from one Palaemon carinicauda isolate YSFRI2023 chromosome 26, ASM3689809v2, whole genome shotgun sequence genomic window:
- the LOC137619523 gene encoding uncharacterized protein DDB_G0284311-like has protein sequence MRITMVTILLFALVGISSAWFWSNEKAKAPEIAKGHAVHKRDAMETSNSTDTSEEDILEEDSIEDDEEEVEEEEEGEEEEEDYDEDDDDDDDDDDDDDDEVGEEEK, from the exons GATCACCATGGTAACAATCCTTCTCTTCGCCCTGGTTGGCATCTCGTCAGCCTGGTTTTGGTCAAACGAGAAGGCTAAGGCCCCAGAAATTGCTAAAGGCCACGCCGTCCACAAGAG GGATGCTATGGAGACATCCAATAGCACTGATACTAGTGAAGAAGACATATTGGAGGAAGACTCTATTGAGGACgacgaagaagaagtagaagaagaagaagagggagaagaagaagaagaggattatgatgaagatgatgatgatgatgatgatgatgatgatgatgatgatgatgaagtaggaGAAGAAGAGAAGTAA